In a genomic window of Magnolia sinica isolate HGM2019 chromosome 16, MsV1, whole genome shotgun sequence:
- the LOC131228930 gene encoding uncharacterized protein LOC131228930 — translation MNRSCGGCLDAESPIRISFKKLHQWPESEAEFLKLIANKENSKPCHERYSSRQKYLRSYTFSRKQTLAEKTRRWFLKTKNIKETKERKMGCGVIKESFCSGFGAVFNNLFACIATVDVE, via the coding sequence atgaatcgAAGCTGTGGAGGGTGTTTGGATGCGGAGTCACCCATCAGAATAAGCTTCAAGAAGCTGCATCAATGGCCAGAGTCAGAGGCAGAGTTCTTGAAGTTGATTGCAAATAAGGAGAATTCAAAGCCCTGCCACGAGAGATACAGCAGCAGGCAGAAGTATCTGAGGAGTTATACTTTCAGCAGGAAACAGACACTTGCAGAGAAGACAAGGAGGTGGTTTTTGAAGACGAAAAATATCAAGGAGACCAAGGAAAGGAAGATGGGTTGTGGGGTTATCAAAGAAAGCTTTTGTTCGGGTTTTGGAGCTGTTTTCAACAATCTCTTTGCCTGCATTGCTACTGTAGATGTGGAGTAA